CGCGCAGCACGACCGGCTCCCGCACGACGACCGACCGTGGGTTGGCGCCTCCACTTGGAGAGCGCTTCGGTTCGGATTAGTGGTTGCTGAGGACCGCCCATGCGAGAAGGCTGTCGATCCGCCGGACGTCAGCACCCTTGGTGAGCTTAACTTTGACGTGGCCGGCCTTTGTCCACAGTTCCACCTCGGCATCACGATCGAGCATGCCGCCAGCGTTCTCACTCGACCACATGTAGATCGAGCTGTAGGGCAGGGAGTGGATCTCAACCTTCTTGCCCGTGATTCCCTGTGCGTCGCGCACGATCAGCCGCTTGGTTGTGAATGTTGCCGAGTCGCGAAAGGTCTTGAACGAGGCCACCGGCTGCTCTCCTTCGACGAGCAGCTGTTGCACGTCGTCGGGAGTCGGTATTTCCTGCTGCAGAGTCCAGGCGAGAATTGCCGCGGTTTCAGGCATCGGTGTCGCTCCAACGTGCTCGGGCGCGGGCCCATCGCCCGCGACTCCTGCTCAGGCTACCGAGATGAAGCCGTCACCTTGGAGCGACGGGCCCCCGCGAATCCTCGGCTCGACATAGGGGCTCGGCTCACGGAACCAGCAGTCGAGGCGATTGTCCCAGTCGACTTTTCGCTGGAGACCGCACGCTTTGCGGACCCGCTCGTGAGTAAGCGTCGGTATCGAAACTAACGCTCGATCAACGACCGCCATACGCTGCAGGCGGACCCTTTGAGGATTCTCAGTGCTTGCGAGGCGCGCTGCGTCTGTAGTTGCGATACTCCCACGCAGCGCCAGCGAGGCTGAATGCCGCGAAGACTCCGACCATGAGTGTTCCCCACCACGGCGCCCCGGTCAGCACGGCGGCAACGGTACCGACCGACGACACCAACCCCACAACAAGGCCCCGTCTCGCAACGACGAGAACCCTCGTTCGCTGCGCGTCCCCTTGGAACTGATCAGCACGCGTGATGTCGAAGGGATCAACGCGCGTCACATCGAATGGCACGGGTACACCTTCGCACGGAAGCGCCACAGTGAACGCGGATTCCCACACCGGGGCGGTGGCCGATTGGCTGAGCGTGCTCACCCAGCCGACTCCCTCCGAGTATTGGCAAGGGACCGCGCGGCAGACATAGCAGGAGGATCACCCGAGTGCGCAGGAATGACTCGAAGCTCCTCAGGAACTCGACTCGGCGGCGGCGGGCCGTGTTGGGCAGCCAGGACAGGCGGCCGGCATTGACTGCGGTCAGCGGTGTCGTTCTCGCTCGACCGCTATTGCTCGTCCAACGGACGACGGCAGCCTCCGGCGCCACGTCGACTTCGTCGATCTGGTCCAGTTCGATGCGTCGCGACCACAGGACCCCGGTGGCCACGAACGTGTGCTCGTCGTATGCAACACGCACCAGCGGCACGCGGAGCAGCATGATGATGCCGAGGCTCGCGGTCAGGACAGCGAGCGCCCAAAGCCAGGGCTCGTCGGCAGCGAGGAATGCGAACACCAAGGCTGATCCCGTGAGCGTTAGGCCTAGCAGCGCCATCAGAGCCCGCCAACGCCAGCCCGGTCGGAAAACGTCGAACCACCGGCCGCCGACCCGACCCACGGATCGACGATACGCGAAGTCGGTATTGACTCGGACTTGGGTGCGGCATGGCGCCGTGCGTATCCGCGCGGTCGAGGACCGGGTAGCGAGCGCCTGACGTCATGTTCTGGCTTCGTGGCGGTGAGGCTTTAGTCGGGCTGGTGCGTCGGTCGCGACTATCCATTCGGCCTGGAACGCGCCGCGGTATCCGAAGAGGAACCCGAAGCGGCGGTTGCGGACCTCAAGGTCGATGTGGAAGGACTGGTCGCTGTCGTCGAAGTACTCGTGGAGGCGGGCGCGACCGCTGAACAGCATGGGGAAGCGGAAGCCGATGGGTCCTTCGTAGAAGCGTTGCGCGTCCGAGGTGAGAAGGAGCCCTCCACGGTCGTCGACGCGAAGGTCGAGGTCGACGGCGAGGTGCTGGTGCGTGCCGAGGTAGTCGACGATCCGGCCGTCGTCGAGGATCATGGTCGCGTCAAACCGGCGGTGCTTCGCTCCGATGGTGTACTCGCGCACGAACGTGACTGTCTCTCGACCGAGCGGATCGCGGTAGGGGAAGTTCTCGATGACGAACGGCACGTCGGTGCCGGTGTCGGGAACAAGGATGTTGCGCAAGCGGCCGATCTGGAGGAACGGGATGGTCCACCACGGCCCGCGCCGGATGCTCGTCATCACTCCGCGCCCGACGCATGCTTCACCGGAGTCCAGCCCCACACTGAACCGTCGTCGCATCATGGGGTGCAGCCGATCGAATTCAGCCCCGAGCGCCACCTCGAAGATCGATGTCACCGGATCACCTCCGGGTCTGGCAGGGCCGCCAGGGACGGTGGCGCGTCGGCGAGATGGTCGTCGCGCCGCGATCTGCCCCGTGGTGCTCGCAGACAACGGGAGGCACGTGGGCGGTCCGACCGCCACCACCAGAACACGCTCCATAGCGGCCATCGTTCGGGCGGGACACCGGTCTCCAACCAGATCCGCAGCCGGTCGAAGCTCCATGCCGTCGCCCACCCGAGAAGCGGGCGCACGACCACGTCCAGCACACCCCACCCCGGGTTGTAGTCGTAGCCCGTGACGAAGAGCGTGACCTCCCGCCCATCGGCGACGTACCTCCAGTAGCCCCGACCCGCGGCGATCGGAGACAAGCGATCCTCCGTCTGGAACCGCAACGCCGACGTCCGTGCCCCGTCGGGACCAGTCTTCTCGCCCAGGCTGACCCCGCTTCCCCGCACGGTGTGGAACGGGACACGCCGTTCATAGGTGAATGTCGAGGCGCCGGCCACGGTCACCCCGACGGGCGAGATTCTCGAGAACCGCACATCCCAGCGCACGTGCTGGGCGGGGTGCTGGGTGGCATCCCACACCGCATCCACGTCGGCACGGATCGAAGTCTCGACATAGATAGCCCGACTTCGCACAGAACGAACCTACGGCACCCCACTGGTCGGACCGCGTCATCGACCCGGCTCGACCCGCTCCCCGCCCGCAACCGGCTTCTCAATCGAGTGCCGCAACCCATGTACCGGACGGCCCCTCCACGCGCAAAGCCCGCAGATCGACCGTCATGCGCACGCAGGGCGACCCGGTTCTCACGCTGCCTCACCTACGGAGTGTGCTGACGATCTGCTGAGTACGCCTCCGTCCCTGCGAGGCATGGCATCGGCCTGACATTCGACATAATGCCCGCATGGACTACCTCGTGGTGTATCTCATCGGCGCGCTCATCGGTCTTGGCCTTCTCTGGCTGGTGATCTACAGCTCGGTTCTGGCTGCGCTGCGTGAAGCTCAGAAGCCGCGCACGAGCTCCACCAACCCGCAGACCTCTCAGCCTGCCCCGCGAGCTTGGTGGGATAAGAGCAGCTAGCGATGCCGGCTTGAGGTGCGAACTGGCCTCGGCGATTACCCGGCTCCAAAACCGAGCAGGAATTTGGCTGCGGGCTCAGCCGACAGGCTTCCGTGCGCACGCAGGTGGACCGGCATGCGGACGCCGCTGATCGCTCCGATCTGGGACGCGTGTGTCCGTCAAGAACCCAGTGGGGCGAAGGACATCTGCGTCGGCCAGTGAGTTTCGCGCACGCCGGAGGGGCGGCTTTCGCGCCGTGGCTGGCCGCGTTCGCACATCGTTCATTTCACGCAGGTCGGGGCTGATACAAAGTGAGCGTGACTGAAACGCTCGCGGACCGCTTCATCGCGTCGCGAGGAGAACCCATCGATCACGACGGGCAACGCGTTCATTTGTGGTTCGAACTGCCGCCCCTCCCCGCCGCCTCTTTCGCAATCTCGATCGCCGCCGACGCCCCTCGCCCGCAAGCTCTTTGCATCGAAGCCCGCGGGGGACTGTTGGAGGTCGCCGAACAGCGCTCGAAGGCCATGGCACTTTGGACCGATGTCGCGCCGCCCGTGATCAAGCTCGCTGCCATCCCCGGGCGATCAGGTGAGATGACGATCCGGTTCTGGAACGCGTGGCGTGGCGATCGAGATGTGATGCACTCCGGAATCGGGAACGTCGGGATGCTAGTCGCAATGGATCCCAATCACCTGCATCTCACCTGTAGCGACGGATGGGGACCCCTCACCTTTGGGAACCTCGTCGCGGATGTTTCCTGGACTCTCAACTAGCAACAGGTTGTCTGCGTCGCGCGTTGAGGGACCCGCCCGCGGGCGGCGGCGGTGTCGCCTGACTATTGCTTAGAGCGCCGTCCGGCTCGTACGCTCGCGACGACCGCTTCGTCCGTCGACCACTCGACACCCAAAGCCGTGGTCAGCAGATCGATGAACCCCCCCTTCGCCCGAAGCGCGAAAGTCGTCGTAGCAGCCATCGTCGAGGAGATGGTTCCCGTCGAGGTCGAACAGCTGCCGGCGGGGCAACTCAAGGGAGTAGCCGGCAGCTGGCCCGTTGCCGACGACCGCGTCCCAATAGGGTTCAGCCAGCACCCACTCTCCCCGTTCGGCACCGCGACCGATGCGGCCAACAATGCCCTCCAACGGCCAAGCCGCCACCGGGGGCACCATGGGGTCAACTGCGTACTGCTTCGGCCCGTCGGCCTCAGAGTTCTTGCGGAAGCGCATGACACAAGCGAAGCGCCACAGCCGACTGTTGTCATCAAGACGCGCGTCTTGAGGCGTCCAGCAAACGACCCCTCGTGAGCGAGCTCGCCTACTGTGGTGGGACGACTAAAGGAGCGATCGTGACCGAGAAGTCATCAACGTGGACTCGTGTGAAGAGGTTCTTTCGCCCCGAGCCGGAGACCTACGACACGCGTCGCCCGCGTGCCGGTGAACCCGCACCCGGGCTCGAAACGCAGAAGTACGAGGCGACCGACTCCCGCCGGCACGGCGGCACCGGCGCGATCGGCGGACACTGACACCCGGATTCCGACGCCCGGCCCGCGCGCCCCGTCAACCGGCCTCGGATCGTACGTAACAACGCCCGCCGAGCGACCGGCTCACGCGCCGATGCGCTCCTCGGTACCGCCAACACGACGAGCACTGATGATCCCCTGCAAGCGCACGCCCGGATCTTGTCTCGTTCGCGCCTCCGTCACCGCGAACCCAACAATTCCGAGACAGAATGTCCTCGCCAGGATGCTCAATGTCCCCAGCCCGTTGGACAACCCCACGAACGTCGCAGGATCCGCCAAACCCCCACCGACGGCCAGGAGCTGCGGCAGCAGCCACGCCAGCACCTGAACGCCGAGCGCGACCAGGGGCGCCCACTTCCCCGGTCCCGGAACGACCCCCGACCGAACGATCTCGACTGCCGCGGTCAGACCGGCGGCGAACGTAATCAGGATCGACGCGTATCCCCACATCAGCAATCGATCGTCCGACCCCGGAATCACCGTCGCGAGCATCGCCGGCACGGTTGTTGTCACCAGCGGCCAGAGCGCAACCACACCCATCGCCGCGACACCCAGCGGCTTCCGGGCGACGACGCTTCCGTCTCGGCTGAAACCGATCGCGAAGATCACAACGCCGCAGCCCACGCGATGTCCGCACTCACGCCCAAGGCGATGCCGGCGGGAGGCGAGCCGAGAAGCGAGTGCTTCAGGATACTCAGAACACCGCAGATGATCAGCCCAACACCACCGGACACCCACGTCTTCCTGCGACTCTGCATGCCGCCACCCTAGCGTCGGCACAGTCGCACCGTATCGACCGCATTCGAGGCGAAAATGCGCGCGAAAAGGCACCCGTATTCGGAGCGGTGCGGGCCCATGCTCGATGTGAACAGTGCGCCTTCGGGCGTGTGGTTGAGCGTCGTGGCGAGAACTGATTCCCGTCTCGGCGCGTAAGGGGATGTGCCGTCCGAACCACGCACTGGGGCCGCCCCTCATCCAGGGAGGATCTGGGTTGGGCCGGCGCGGGCCTTACCCCGCGGGGGGCGGTGACGATGTCCAGGTCGGTTCTGGAATCAGAGCCGGTCCAGTCGGCTGGGGCCACTGGTTCAGGCAGGTGTATCCCGGCGGGCACACATCCCGCACACACGGCGCATCCGTCGCACCCCAGGCATTCAGCCAGTCGCTGTCCTCAAAATCGTTGAGATCGATGAGCGTAGAGAACTCATGATCGCCATAGGAGTCCGTGGCGTTGATGCCGATAGAAAACCGATCACCAATCGCTTCGACCGCGGCGGCGCGGTCGGTCGGCCCTCGCGTCACTTGCAGCCCGGGCGGGGCAGCACCAACCGCGAACTCAAAACCTTCCGGCACGTCAGCCGAGCCCGACGCGGACCACACGACGGAGCCTTCATAGTCGTCCTTCGTGTCGAGCGTTCGGAGTTCGATCGAGGTGATCGTCACGGGAAGGCAGATGCGCGCGATTGGGATATCGTCGACGCGGCTGTAAGAGACAGGATCAGCTGCCCAACTGTCGCACCCCGAGAGCACCGCCGCACCCGCGACTATCACAGCAGCGGCGGCGAGTCGCCAGCGAGCTCCAGTACGCACGCTCCGATCTTCGATGGCGCGCCACCACCCGCCGGACGGAACCGCCACATCGTTATCGACTGGATAGGAACCGGCCATCCACGACCCGGATGGCGCCCGATGGAGGACCGCGGATCGGGCGCCTACTGGCCAAGAGCCACGGCAGCGGCAGCCCGAATGAAACGGCCATAGCCGCTTCGTCGCGCGGGGCAGAGGGCCAGATGGCTCCAGAGGCTGCAGGGCACTCGGCATGAGCTGTGCAACGATTGCGGCTGTGCCTCGCTCCAGGATCCTTCTCGGGATCTCCTGTATCGTCATTTCGCTCTCGCTCGGCGGATGCACTGCGTCCACGGCCGACTCGGCATCCGAGCCCTCTGCTGGTGCCGCAGAACCTACAGCGATCCCGACGACTTCCCACCCACGCCGCGCTGCTCCCCGGCTCGCCGGTACTGGCCGCTGCTGTTGGGACGCTCGACAGTCCGCGGGCCTCTTTTCTGATTCCGGCGCCGGCAGAGCCTGGCGGCTACCTGCGCGTGACCTGTCTGGACGCACCCGACGACGCCCCGCACCATGTGACTGCGATTATCGTGCTGTCGCCGTGCCGCGATCTCGACGACCTGACCCGCCGCGAGCTCGAAGTCCTCGGCCTGCTCATCGCCGGCTACCACAACACCGAAGCCGCCCAACGCCTCACCGTCACACCACGCACCATCGCCACCCACATCGAACACATCCTCATCAAGCTGGACGCCGGCTCCCGAGCACTTGCCGCCGTCCGCGCTCAACGGCGCGGGCTCTATATCCCCCCCGCACTCCTGGCGCAACCGAGCAGCGCATAATCAACGGCTCAACGAGGCCAGATGTGCCCAAATCCCGTCCAGCTCATCAATCAAACGCTTCGCTCGTAATGGTCGGGGAGTGTGTCAGAAGGGATCCTTAATGAATGAGCCCGATTGAGATGAAACCCTCCGCGATCTCGAAGCGGCGATCAAAGACAAGCTTCGTGGTACAGCGACTCCTATTGCCGACGGCGCGATGACACGCATTCCGCGTCAGCTGTCGAGGTCGATGCCGCGAGTCTCCGGAAGCAGGAGCGTTGCCCACAGCGAGACGACGCCGAGGCCGATAACGACGAACGCGGGCGCCAGGGCCGCCCCCGTGGCCGTGACGATCCAGGTCAGGGCGAACGGGGTGAACCCGCCGACGAGCGACGTCGCGACCGCCCCGGCGAGTGAGATCGCGCTGTACCGCAGTCGAGTGGGGAAGAGCTCGCTGAGCACAGCGGCCCCGGCCCCGCCGAACGGTGCCACGCTGGCACCGAGCAGCATGCCCCCGAGAACCGCCTGTGGGAGGACGCCGGAGGAGACCAGCACGAAGGCGGGCAGGCTCAGCAGGCACGCGGCGAGAGGCGTAAGCAGAAGAACCCGCTTGCGTCCGATCCGGTCCGAGAGCAGCCCGAACAGCGGGCAGAGCACAAGGAACACGACAAGGCCGGCGATGGCAACGCGGAGGGCCTCGGCTGCGCTGAAACCAACCACACTCTGAAGGTAGGCCGGCAGGAACGCCGTCACGACCTGCGTGAGCGAACTCGCGACGATGAGAAGCCCGATGCCCTGCAGGACGCGTGACCGGTGCTCGCGTATCGCGGAGCGAATAGGGTGCGACGCAATCCGTCCAGCTTGGATCAGTTGCGTGAACCGCGGTGTCTCGGGCACGGCGAGTCGAAGGTAAAGACCGGCAAGTCCGAGTGGAAGGGCCAGCAGGAAGATGACGCGCCACCCCCAGTCAGCCACCCATTCCGGACCCCAGAGGGCGGCGAACGCCACCACCAGGAGCGCGGCGGCGAGCCCTCCCAGCGCCTGCGTGAAGAACACCCAGCTTCCGAACATTCCCCGACGGGCGGCGGGAGCATGCTCAGTGATGTAGGTGATGGCGCCGCCAGTCTCCCCACCGGCGCTGAAGCCCTGGACCGCGCGGGCGAGCACCAGGAGCAGCGGGGCGAGTACCCCCACCACGTCATACCGCGGCAGAAGCCCGATCGCGGACGTCCCAATCGCCATCGTGACGACCGCTATGGAAAGCGTCGGGCGTCGCCCGATTCGATCCCCGAGGCGGCCGAACACCAGGCTGCCCAGCGGGCGGCAGAGGAACGCGACCCCGAAGACCGCGAACGTGGCCATCAGCGCGACGGCGCCGTCATCGACCGCAAAGAACTGTGTCGCGAGAACGGGGGCTAGGAATCCGTAGATCCCGAAGTCGAACCACTCGACGAAATTGCCGATCGACCCAGCCACGACGGCACCGCGCGGCCCGGTTTTGACCGTCAGCGGAACACCTGGAACCATATTCTCCCCCACCGCCGCGTCGAGCCCCCGCCGATCGAGTCCCCGGGACCCAGAACGCATCCCCACGCTAGCGAAGCAACGCGGCTCCACGTCAAATCGACGAATGAGCTGATGTCCGAGCGCCCATGTCGGGGGCGAGCCTCATCCGAACATGACCTCGCCCTCCCGGAGCTGATGCTGAACTGTACGGTAACCTGATCCGCCCGCCAGGGTCCGCGTCCCGGCAATGCCCGTTGCGGGCCGCTAGGCGGTCATCGTGACGCCGATCCGCCGGACCTGTCAGCGCGACGCCGGGCTACGAAGATGACGAGAATGCCGCCGCCGCCGAGAAGGAACAGCCCCGCAAGGATCGGGAAGATCGAAAGAGTTCCACCCGTCACTGCTATGCTCCCGTCCGTCGCGGCAGCGGCCGGCGGACGCTCCTCTGTCGGCGGATCGGCGGGGCGCGCGGACGTGGCTACGTAGTGCGACCAGTCGTCGTCCGTCACGACGACGCCGTCGACAGGCTCGCCGTCGACCCCGGTGGTCGCGGGGCCTGTCCCGACGACCGTCCCGAGATTCGCGTACTGCTCGGCGCCCGCCGTGCCCGCGGCCACGCAGACGACTGCGGCCCCGGGCGCGAGCGGCCCGCCGATGACGTTCGAGCCACCGCCGTCGCAGTCGATGTCGCCGGAGTCCACCATGTCATCCGTCACGGTCAGGTCGGTGAGCGGGACGTTGCCGGTGTTGGTGACGACGTACGTCCACTCGACCACACCGCCGACCGTTACGAGCGGGCCCGGCGAGCTGTCGGCGTCCTCACCGTTGGTCGCCTTCTCGATATCCACGCTAGGCGCCGCTCCGAAGTAGTGAGACAAGTCCTGATCGGCGACCTTGAGCGCAGTGACGTCTCCGTCGGCATCGGTGGTCTCGGGACCGGTTCCGGTCACGGTCCCCGTGTTGGCGTAGGGACCGGGCGTGGCCGTTCCGTCGGCGACGCAGATAAAGGACTCACCCGGGGCCACCGGACCTCCGACGACGTTGCCGCCCGTTCCGTCGCAGTCGATGTCGGCGGCATCCACGATATCGTCGGTCACCGTCACCTCAGTCAGGTCAGTGGTCCCCGTGTTCGTGACGACGTAGGTCCAGCGCACCCCGCCGCCGGCGGCAACGAGCGGGCCGGGAGAGTCGTCGGCATCCTGACCGTTGGTGGCCTTCTCGATGTCCACGGCCGCAGCCACACCGAGATAATGCGAAGGATCGGCGTCCGACACCACTTCTCCCTCGACGGTATCTCCGTCGACGTCGACCGTGTCCGGCGCGACGCCGGTCACGGAACCGAGGTTCGCGTACGGGCCGACAATCGCCACGCCGGTCGCGGAGCAGGTGAAGCCTTCGCCGGGAGCGACCGGGCCTGCGATCAGGTTGCTGCCCGTTCCGTCGCAGTCGATGTCGGCGGCGTCCAGCTGATCGTCGGTCACTGTGACGTCTGTGAGCGGCACGTTGCCGGTGTTCGTGACGACATAGGTCCAACGGACGTCGCCGCCGACGGTCACGTTGGGGCCGGTCGGCTCGTCGGCATCCTGACCGTTCGTCGCCTTCTCGATGTCGACCGCTGGGGTGGCACCGAAGTAGTGCGAGGGGTCATCGTCGGTCACCTCGACACCGGGCACGGATCCGCCATCGACGTCCGTGGTCGCGGGCCCCGTGCCCGCGACGGAGCCGACGTTGGCATACTGGCCGACCGCCGCCTCGCCGGTCGCGACGCAGGTGAACGTGTCGCCCGGCGCGAGCGGTCCTGGGAAGACGTTCCCGCCGGTGCCATCGCAGTCGATGTCCGCCGCGGCCACCTGGTCATCGGTCACAGCGATGTCAGAAAGCGGAACATTTCCGGTGTTGGTGACGATGTACGTCCACCGGACAGCACCGCCCCCCATCACGAGCGGGCCGGTTGGCGTGTCGGCATCCGCTCCGTTCGTCAGCTTCTCGATGTCGACCGCGGGCGCGACTCCCAGGTAGTGCGACGGGTCGTCGTCGGTGACCGTCTGTCCCGGCACCGATTCGCCATCGACGTCGGTCGTCGCAGGGCCGGTGGCCGCCACGGTCCCGAGGTTGGCGTACTGCCCCACCACCGCCTCGCCGGTCGCGACGCAGGTGAACGTGGCGCCTGGTGCGAGCGGACCCGCGACCAGGTTTCCGCCGGTGTCGTCACAGTCGATCTCTGCGGCGGCCACCTGGTCGTCGGTCACGGTGACGTCCGTGAGCGGGACATTGCCGGTGTTCGTCACGACGTACGTCCACCGCACGTCGTCGCCGACGGCGACCAGGGGTCCGGTCGGCGTGTCGGCGTCCTGCCCGTTCGTGGACTTCTCGATGTCCACCGTCGGCGCGACCCCGACGTAGTGCGACGGATCCCCGTCGGTCACCTGCACCCCCGGCACCGCGTTGCCGTCCACATCCGTCGTCTGCGGGCCTGTGCCGGTCACCGTGCCGAGGTTCGCGTACTGACCGGCCACAGCCGTGCCGGTCGCGACACACGTGAACGATGCACCGACGGCGAGCGGACCAGGCACCACGTTCGAACCCGTGTCGGCGCAGTCGATATCCGCCGCACCGACCAGGTCGTCCGTCACCGTCACGTTCGTGAGCGGCGCATTCCCGGTGTTCGTGACGACATATGTCCACTCCACCGCACTCCCGACCGTCACCAATGGTCCGGTCGGGTCATCAGCGTCCTGCCCATTC
This genomic interval from Microbacterium sp. 4R-513 contains the following:
- a CDS encoding PH domain-containing protein yields the protein MPETAAILAWTLQQEIPTPDDVQQLLVEGEQPVASFKTFRDSATFTTKRLIVRDAQGITGKKVEIHSLPYSSIYMWSSENAGGMLDRDAEVELWTKAGHVKVKLTKGADVRRIDSLLAWAVLSNH
- a CDS encoding DUF4166 domain-containing protein, whose protein sequence is MTSIFEVALGAEFDRLHPMMRRRFSVGLDSGEACVGRGVMTSIRRGPWWTIPFLQIGRLRNILVPDTGTDVPFVIENFPYRDPLGRETVTFVREYTIGAKHRRFDATMILDDGRIVDYLGTHQHLAVDLDLRVDDRGGLLLTSDAQRFYEGPIGFRFPMLFSGRARLHEYFDDSDQSFHIDLEVRNRRFGFLFGYRGAFQAEWIVATDAPARLKPHRHEART
- a CDS encoding SRPBCC family protein, whose translation is MRSRAIYVETSIRADVDAVWDATQHPAQHVRWDVRFSRISPVGVTVAGASTFTYERRVPFHTVRGSGVSLGEKTGPDGARTSALRFQTEDRLSPIAAGRGYWRYVADGREVTLFVTGYDYNPGWGVLDVVVRPLLGWATAWSFDRLRIWLETGVPPERWPLWSVFWWWRSDRPRASRCLRAPRGRSRRDDHLADAPPSLAALPDPEVIR
- a CDS encoding helix-turn-helix transcriptional regulator gives rise to the protein MPQNLQRSRRLPTHAALLPGSPVLAAAVGTLDSPRASFLIPAPAEPGGYLRVTCLDAPDDAPHHVTAIIVLSPCRDLDDLTRRELEVLGLLIAGYHNTEAAQRLTVTPRTIATHIEHILIKLDAGSRALAAVRAQRRGLYIPPALLAQPSSA
- a CDS encoding MFS transporter, with product MAGSIGNFVEWFDFGIYGFLAPVLATQFFAVDDGAVALMATFAVFGVAFLCRPLGSLVFGRLGDRIGRRPTLSIAVVTMAIGTSAIGLLPRYDVVGVLAPLLLVLARAVQGFSAGGETGGAITYITEHAPAARRGMFGSWVFFTQALGGLAAALLVVAFAALWGPEWVADWGWRVIFLLALPLGLAGLYLRLAVPETPRFTQLIQAGRIASHPIRSAIREHRSRVLQGIGLLIVASSLTQVVTAFLPAYLQSVVGFSAAEALRVAIAGLVVFLVLCPLFGLLSDRIGRKRVLLLTPLAACLLSLPAFVLVSSGVLPQAVLGGMLLGASVAPFGGAGAAVLSELFPTRLRYSAISLAGAVATSLVGGFTPFALTWIVTATGAALAPAFVVIGLGVVSLWATLLLPETRGIDLDS